From one Asterias amurensis chromosome 14, ASM3211899v1 genomic stretch:
- the LOC139947447 gene encoding UPF0389 protein CG9231-like: MLRLSSKIARQFSSAFPRSFETVSGRMFARPQSCIGRQQTFTLCASARTSLPALVGGKLNANTSCFAESSYICRSYSAGKEVEKTTTTASESATGTSDSSEAVSSTSRKRSPTNFERKIFVWSGKYKTANEVPDQVSEAALNSAKNKFRIYVNIGMGVATLIAAIAMVIIGKSRAKKGESVSNINIRRHPETYSKLIESQNAPK, translated from the exons ATGTTGAGATTGTCGAGTAAGATTGCAAGGCAGTTTTCGAGCGCCTTTCCGAGGTCTTTCGAGACCGTTTCAGGGCGGATGTTTGCTAGGCCTCAATCGTGCATTGGACGGCAGCAGACATTCACATTATGTGCATCAGCTCGTACCAGTCTGCCTGCTCTCGTCGGAGGTAAACTGAATGCAAATACCAGCTGTTTTGCTGAGTCATCTTACATATGTCGGAGTTATAGTGCAGGCAAGGAAGTTGAAAAAACAACTACAACGGCATCAGAATCAGCAACAG GAACTTCTGATTCATCTGAAGCTGTGTCCAGCACCAGTCGGAAAAGGTCACCAAcaaactttgaaagaaaaatctTTGTGTGGTCTGGAAAGTACAAGACAGCCAATGAAGTACCAGATCAAGTCTC TGAAGCTGCTTTGAATTCTGCCAAGAACAAGTTCCGTATCTATGTGAACATAGGAATGGGTGTAGCCACATTGATAGCAGCCATTGCGATGGTTATCATCGGAAAATCAAGGGCTAAAAAAGGAGAAAGTGTCTCCAATATAAACATTCGGAGACATCCAGAGACATACAGTAAACTCATCGAGTCACAGAATGCGCCAAAGTGA